A region from the Streptomyces lydicus genome encodes:
- a CDS encoding TetR/AcrR family transcriptional regulator, translating to MAGRRAARDAISRDQWAALISAKNTASETGARRAAGREKTPITVERIIDAALQAVEAGGFEDLTMRMVATRLGTGPASLYAHVRNRAELGDLLIGRLCSRVTLPAPDPACWRDQFMDVCAQLRDQFLRYPGIAQAALAVVPADLAALRVGEGMLAILLASEAPARQAAWVSDAAFLYITGYCLEASAARRQSEDADGRVIDRAEIAERLRMLPPDLFPHTVAHARELTSGTGHDRFAFTLTLLLQGLVPVRP from the coding sequence ATGGCAGGACGACGGGCAGCGCGTGACGCAATCTCCCGGGACCAGTGGGCGGCGCTGATCTCGGCCAAGAACACCGCCTCGGAAACCGGAGCGCGCCGGGCCGCCGGCCGGGAGAAGACTCCCATCACGGTGGAGCGCATCATCGACGCAGCTCTCCAGGCCGTCGAGGCGGGCGGCTTCGAGGACCTGACGATGCGCATGGTTGCGACGAGGCTCGGGACCGGCCCCGCGTCGTTGTACGCGCACGTGCGCAACAGGGCGGAGCTCGGCGACCTGCTCATCGGCAGGCTGTGCTCCCGGGTCACTCTCCCCGCACCGGACCCCGCATGCTGGCGGGACCAGTTCATGGACGTGTGCGCACAGCTGCGCGATCAGTTTCTGCGCTACCCCGGTATCGCGCAGGCCGCACTCGCCGTGGTGCCCGCCGATCTGGCAGCTCTGCGGGTCGGCGAAGGGATGCTCGCGATCCTGCTCGCCAGTGAGGCGCCCGCCCGACAGGCGGCCTGGGTCAGCGACGCGGCCTTCCTCTACATCACGGGCTACTGCCTGGAGGCATCCGCGGCCCGGCGGCAGAGTGAGGACGCCGACGGCCGTGTGATCGACCGCGCCGAGATCGCGGAGCGGCTCCGGATGCTGCCGCCCGACCTGTTCCCCCATACCGTCGCCCATGCGCGGGAGCTCACCTCGGGTACCGGACACGACCGGTTCGCCTTCACCCTCACCCTGCTGCTGCAGGGGCTGGTCCCGGTACGGCCGTGA
- a CDS encoding helix-turn-helix transcriptional regulator, translating into MLKTRQPSPGPSEPQPMSSGAAWLPHGHHLDPHTHDQGQLVYAAAGTLATTTERGTWVAPANRVTWTPPGFAHSHRFYGRTDVRLLTIPIDLCGELVSYPSVFAVSPLLREAVLVLTGQRPEVRPGARRRLLGVVIDELCDTPEQSLHLPESEDDRLRTVADLLHADPARPATLAELGRAAGASERTLSRLFRAELGMSFHQWRTTLRIHHALGHLANGLSVTDTAMACGWSNPSSFIDAFTAVVGQTPGSYQADLRAGSALL; encoded by the coding sequence ATGCTGAAGACCCGCCAGCCCTCTCCGGGGCCCTCAGAACCGCAGCCCATGTCCAGCGGCGCCGCGTGGCTGCCGCACGGTCACCACCTCGACCCTCATACCCATGACCAGGGTCAGCTCGTCTACGCGGCCGCCGGGACACTGGCCACCACGACCGAACGCGGAACCTGGGTAGCCCCGGCCAACCGTGTGACGTGGACGCCACCCGGTTTCGCCCACTCCCATCGCTTCTACGGCCGCACCGACGTCCGCCTCCTGACCATCCCGATCGACCTGTGCGGCGAACTCGTGTCGTATCCCAGCGTGTTCGCCGTCAGCCCACTGCTGCGCGAGGCGGTTTTGGTGCTCACCGGCCAGCGGCCCGAAGTGCGCCCCGGGGCCCGTAGACGCCTGCTCGGCGTGGTCATCGACGAGCTCTGTGACACTCCCGAGCAATCGCTGCACCTGCCCGAATCCGAGGACGATCGGCTGCGCACCGTCGCCGACCTCCTGCACGCCGATCCTGCGCGGCCTGCGACGCTGGCCGAGTTGGGGCGTGCTGCGGGAGCGAGCGAACGCACCCTGAGCCGCCTCTTCCGCGCCGAACTCGGCATGAGCTTCCACCAGTGGCGCACCACGCTTCGCATCCACCACGCCCTGGGGCACCTCGCCAACGGTCTGTCGGTCACCGATACAGCGATGGCATGCGGGTGGTCGAATCCCTCCAGCTTCATCGACGCCTTCACCGCGGTCGTCGGCCAGACCCCGGGCAGCTACCAGGCAGATCTGCGCGCCGGCTCCGCGCTTCTGTAG
- a CDS encoding 4-hydroxybenzoate 3-monooxygenase, with protein sequence MNQTGKDATVVIVGGGVAGLALGNFLLSEGISCIVLERHSRDYVERRQRAGALDAGGVRRLHEWGLAEVVEGHSHGDSDSGVPLLIEGEKRRWKVEDDSEDVDGVFCPQQVLVQNLIKVFLRDGGDLRFGAEDVSLHGIDTANPLVCYRHSAGSTKTISGDFVAGSDGFHGVSRTAIPEDILICSTHEFGYAWLTVMTEVPAEPLAVLAVHSRGFAAQITRGPHASRLYLQCPLTDTIEQWPDDRIWNELDARFGEPVSPRGPIASKQIVPLRGVVFSPMSYGTLYLLGDAAHLISPMSAQGMSLALHDADVLARAVVHQVENHDSSLLDSYSDTCLDHTWRRQASAVWMTETMHDSGDPSYEGEFRKQIARKNLENLLEPEPEPEPEPKPEPEPEREPELGPLAANYLSK encoded by the coding sequence ATGAACCAAACCGGCAAGGATGCAACCGTCGTGATTGTGGGAGGCGGAGTCGCCGGACTGGCGCTCGGCAACTTCCTTCTGAGCGAGGGGATTTCCTGCATTGTTCTGGAAAGGCACAGTCGTGACTACGTAGAGCGGCGGCAGAGGGCCGGGGCTCTCGACGCCGGCGGGGTCCGCCGGCTGCACGAGTGGGGGCTGGCCGAGGTCGTCGAGGGCCACAGCCATGGTGACTCCGATTCGGGTGTGCCGCTGCTGATCGAGGGAGAAAAGCGGCGGTGGAAGGTGGAGGACGACTCGGAGGATGTCGACGGAGTGTTCTGCCCCCAGCAGGTCCTCGTCCAGAACCTCATCAAGGTCTTCCTCCGCGACGGTGGCGATCTGCGCTTCGGCGCCGAAGACGTTTCCCTGCACGGCATCGACACCGCGAACCCTTTGGTGTGCTACCGGCACTCCGCCGGTTCGACCAAGACCATCAGTGGTGACTTCGTCGCCGGCAGCGACGGTTTCCATGGCGTCAGCCGGACGGCCATCCCCGAGGACATCCTCATCTGTTCCACCCACGAGTTCGGGTACGCCTGGCTCACCGTCATGACCGAGGTGCCTGCGGAACCTCTGGCCGTGCTGGCAGTGCACTCCCGCGGCTTCGCCGCACAGATCACCCGCGGCCCGCACGCCAGTCGTCTCTACCTGCAGTGCCCGCTCACCGACACCATCGAGCAATGGCCGGACGACCGCATCTGGAACGAACTGGACGCCCGCTTCGGCGAGCCGGTATCCCCCAGGGGACCGATCGCCAGTAAGCAGATCGTGCCGCTCCGGGGAGTGGTGTTCAGCCCCATGAGCTACGGCACGCTCTACCTTCTCGGGGACGCGGCACACCTCATCTCACCGATGAGCGCACAGGGGATGAGTCTCGCCCTTCACGACGCCGACGTGCTCGCCCGCGCAGTTGTCCACCAGGTCGAGAACCATGATTCCAGTCTGCTCGACAGCTACTCCGACACCTGCCTGGACCACACATGGCGGCGGCAGGCATCTGCGGTCTGGATGACCGAGACGATGCACGACTCCGGTGACCCTTCCTACGAGGGGGAGTTCCGCAAGCAGATCGCCAGGAAGAACCTGGAAAACTTGCTGGAGCCGGAGCCGGAGCCGGAGCCGGAGCCGAAGCCGGAGCCGGAGCCGGAGCGTGAGCCGGAGTTGGGGCCGCTTGCGGCGAATTACCTGTCCAAGTGA
- a CDS encoding phospholipase: MASPRRLRAILLPLTLVASAATLGTGAAIAAASEDSPSKAAPGTTEQQPTWAIAHRVLTTGGVTTALKNGANALEMDATAWQKGWWADHDGTPTSSGDTMSDMFDQVAKEHDHGRHASFVWLDMKNPDWCDSNDPKWRQCSVAGLRDMARQKLESRGIRVLYGFYGKEGGSGWKNALADLNSKEAVSYSGDYAQVRDGFAEHGPNVPGNQRVMDKGEFNMALKFGSIREELAAARKARDAGELAQTVGWTVGKGDGERAATLLDSSDGGSAVDSLIYGNRASCYPDGVSGPKGCGTDDSAVRESLSYITDYVKAHPDTRRMATPRDIPFGS, translated from the coding sequence ATGGCCTCCCCACGTCGGCTTCGCGCCATACTGCTGCCGCTGACTCTGGTCGCCTCCGCAGCCACCCTGGGCACCGGAGCAGCAATAGCCGCGGCCTCGGAGGACTCACCCTCCAAGGCCGCACCCGGCACCACCGAGCAGCAGCCCACCTGGGCCATCGCCCACCGGGTGCTGACCACGGGCGGGGTGACCACGGCGCTCAAGAACGGGGCCAACGCACTGGAGATGGACGCGACGGCCTGGCAGAAGGGCTGGTGGGCCGACCACGACGGCACTCCCACCAGCTCCGGGGACACCATGTCGGACATGTTCGACCAGGTGGCAAAGGAACATGATCACGGGCGTCACGCCTCCTTCGTCTGGCTGGACATGAAGAACCCCGACTGGTGCGACAGCAACGACCCCAAGTGGCGCCAGTGTTCCGTGGCGGGGCTGCGGGACATGGCGCGCCAGAAGCTGGAGAGCAGGGGCATCCGGGTGCTCTACGGCTTCTACGGCAAGGAGGGCGGCAGCGGCTGGAAGAACGCCCTCGCTGACCTGAACTCCAAGGAGGCGGTCAGCTACAGCGGCGATTACGCGCAGGTCCGGGACGGCTTCGCCGAGCACGGGCCGAACGTCCCCGGCAACCAGCGCGTGATGGACAAGGGCGAGTTCAACATGGCCTTGAAGTTCGGCAGCATCCGGGAGGAGCTGGCGGCCGCCAGGAAGGCCCGGGACGCCGGAGAGCTCGCGCAGACCGTCGGCTGGACGGTGGGCAAGGGTGACGGGGAGCGTGCCGCCACCCTGCTCGACTCCTCCGACGGAGGTTCCGCCGTGGACAGCCTGATCTACGGCAACCGGGCGTCGTGCTACCCGGACGGCGTCAGCGGCCCGAAGGGCTGCGGCACGGACGACAGCGCGGTGCGGGAGTCGCTCTCGTACATCACGGACTATGTGAAGGCCCACCCGGACACCCGCCGGATGGCCACCCCCCGGGACATCCCCTTCGGCAGCTGA